Proteins from a single region of Chengkuizengella sediminis:
- a CDS encoding helix-turn-helix domain-containing protein yields the protein MSELGDLLKKARLDKNISLDELQELTKIQKRYLIAIEAGDFNALPGHFYVKAFIKSYADSVGVDRDHVMQLYQNDVPTVAAPETKVRNIRRKKRSFMSTEKLTKWAAAFLVICFIALIFAIIYYFLVSGEKDQNILDDPRLTEKKETEVLSESEKEEVDNSTTEVEEPESAPIPELPSEPEVTLVTSEGGTNTYVVSNVDKLQVEVEILNRVWLQIKEDNIEGKVIYQKLFETNQIGEVYSLEHEGSLWIRLGNANSAAITVNGEVVEQDIGNVWDFQINLKKTDSSQEENTENLENTEGTPDDESAND from the coding sequence ATGTCTGAACTCGGTGATCTACTTAAAAAAGCTAGACTTGATAAAAATATATCTTTAGATGAGCTTCAAGAATTAACTAAAATACAGAAAAGATATTTAATTGCAATTGAGGCAGGTGACTTCAATGCACTCCCTGGTCATTTTTATGTAAAAGCTTTTATTAAAAGTTATGCAGATTCAGTTGGAGTAGATCGAGATCATGTTATGCAGCTGTATCAGAATGATGTACCCACTGTTGCTGCTCCAGAAACTAAAGTAAGAAACATACGCAGGAAAAAAAGAAGTTTTATGAGTACCGAGAAATTAACGAAATGGGCTGCAGCTTTTCTAGTCATTTGTTTTATTGCTTTAATTTTTGCTATCATTTATTATTTTTTAGTGAGTGGAGAAAAAGATCAAAATATACTTGACGATCCACGTTTAACGGAAAAAAAAGAAACAGAAGTGTTGAGTGAATCTGAAAAAGAGGAAGTGGATAATTCTACTACTGAAGTAGAAGAACCTGAATCTGCTCCAATACCTGAGCTTCCTTCAGAACCTGAAGTAACTTTAGTAACATCTGAAGGCGGTACAAATACATATGTCGTTTCAAATGTGGATAAACTTCAAGTGGAAGTTGAAATACTAAATAGAGTATGGCTACAGATCAAAGAGGATAATATTGAAGGAAAAGTCATTTATCAAAAGTTATTTGAAACAAATCAAATTGGTGAAGTATATTCATTAGAGCATGAAGGATCATTGTGGATTCGTTTAGGTAATGCTAATAGTGCAGCGATTACTGTGAATGGAGAAGTAGTGGAACAGGATATTGGAAATGTATGGGATTTTCAAATTAATCTCAAAAAGACTGATTCAAGTCAAGAAGAGAATA
- a CDS encoding DUF3388 domain-containing protein, whose amino-acid sequence MEYKKWYMEYKIHKNRPGLLGDIASIMGMLNFNILTINGVEDSNRGMLLETNDDNKIIALRNLMENVGNITLTALRPPKLVDILAVRHGRFIERDDSDDLKTFRFTRDELGLLVDFLGEIFKRDGNQIIGLRGMPRIGKTESIIAGSVCSKKRWIFLSSTLLRQTVRSQLLEDELNPDNIFIIDGIVSTIRSNEMHYHLLQEVMRMPSTKVIEHPDIFVRESQFDYDDFNFIIELRNHPDEEIIIEHFTNPLSDF is encoded by the coding sequence TTGGAATATAAGAAATGGTATATGGAATATAAAATACATAAAAATCGACCAGGTTTACTAGGTGATATCGCATCGATTATGGGGATGTTGAATTTTAACATATTAACCATTAATGGAGTAGAGGATAGTAATCGTGGTATGTTGTTGGAAACTAATGATGACAACAAAATTATTGCTTTAAGGAATCTAATGGAAAATGTAGGTAATATTACATTAACTGCATTACGCCCGCCTAAACTGGTTGATATCCTTGCTGTTAGACATGGTCGTTTCATTGAACGTGATGATTCTGATGACCTTAAGACTTTTCGTTTTACTCGTGATGAATTAGGATTATTGGTTGATTTTTTAGGAGAGATTTTCAAAAGAGATGGCAATCAAATCATCGGACTAAGAGGCATGCCAAGAATTGGGAAAACTGAATCCATTATTGCTGGTAGTGTATGTTCAAAAAAAAGGTGGATATTTTTGTCTTCAACATTGTTGAGGCAGACAGTTCGCAGCCAATTACTAGAAGATGAATTGAATCCAGATAACATATTTATAATAGATGGGATTGTTAGTACAATACGATCTAATGAAATGCACTATCATTTATTGCAGGAAGTGATGAGAATGCCATCAACAAAAGTAATTGAACACCCTGATATTTTTGTTAGGGAATCCCAGTTTGATTATGATGATTTTAATTTTATTATAGAATTAAGAAACCATCCTGACGAAGAAATTATAATTGAACATTTTACGAATCCTTTAAGTGACTTTTAA
- a CDS encoding DUF3243 domain-containing protein: protein MSTVLETFDKWKHFLSDRVEQAKKAGMSEDTISKLAFQIGEFLDDKVDPKNSEERLLKELWDVGNDEERKTMAKMMVKLVENKT from the coding sequence ATGTCAACCGTATTAGAAACGTTTGATAAATGGAAACATTTTCTTTCAGACAGGGTCGAACAAGCTAAAAAAGCAGGTATGAGTGAAGACACTATTTCTAAACTCGCTTTTCAAATTGGTGAATTTCTTGATGACAAAGTGGATCCCAAAAATTCAGAAGAAAGATTATTGAAGGAATTATGGGATGTAGGTAATGATGAAGAAAGAAAAACAATGGCAAAGATGATGGTAAAATTAGTAGAAAATAAAACATAA
- the ymfI gene encoding elongation factor P 5-aminopentanone reductase, translating to MKPFSEMTVLITGGSRGIGAAIAKRFSEVGINIVIHYLNSHESANEIARTCISNGSKAITISADLRSKQQIERMKEKLDYHDLQPDIIVNNAGVSHYGLLTDVNENDWDDVINVNLKGMFLCTKTFLPYLINQKHGRIINISSIWGISGASCEVLYSTTKGGMNAFTKSLAKELAPSNITVNAVAPGAVDTNMLDKLNDEDKNNLQSEIPAGRFAHPDEIASLVYFLALPESSYITGQIISPNGGWLT from the coding sequence ATGAAACCTTTTTCTGAGATGACAGTGCTTATTACTGGGGGAAGTAGAGGTATTGGAGCCGCGATCGCGAAACGTTTCTCGGAGGTAGGAATTAATATTGTAATCCATTATTTGAATTCACATGAGTCTGCAAATGAAATTGCTCGAACTTGTATTTCAAATGGATCTAAAGCAATCACCATTTCTGCTGATTTACGATCAAAACAACAGATTGAACGTATGAAGGAGAAACTGGATTATCATGATTTGCAACCAGATATTATAGTGAACAATGCAGGCGTATCGCACTATGGATTATTAACAGATGTGAATGAAAATGACTGGGATGACGTCATTAATGTGAATTTAAAAGGAATGTTTTTATGTACGAAAACTTTTTTACCTTATTTGATCAATCAAAAACATGGGAGAATTATTAATATATCCTCTATATGGGGGATCAGTGGAGCCTCATGCGAAGTATTGTATTCAACCACGAAAGGCGGAATGAATGCATTTACGAAGTCACTTGCTAAGGAACTAGCTCCTTCCAACATTACTGTGAATGCGGTTGCTCCTGGTGCCGTGGATACAAATATGCTTGATAAATTAAATGATGAGGATAAAAATAATTTACAGAGTGAAATTCCTGCTGGAAGATTCGCTCATCCAGATGAAATTGCATCTTTGGTATACTTTTTAGCTTTACCAGAATCTAGTTACATCACTGGGCAAATTATTAGTCCAAATGGTGGGTGGTTAACCTAA
- the yfmH gene encoding EF-P 5-aminopentanol modification-associated protein YfmH, translated as MKTIPYEKLNEEIFFEQLDNGLQVFILPKPGFKKTFATFSTNYGSVDNHFQVEGKDKVKVPDGIAHFLEHKMFEEPTGDVFSQFSSQGASANAFTSFDRTVYLFSATEQIEKNIETLINFVQNPYFTDESVEKEKGIIGQEINMYKDNPDWRCYFGLIDAMYHTHPVHIDIAGTIDSISKITKEQLFECYYTFYHPSNMNLFIVGGVEPEKIMKLVKENQAHKNYKKQGDIKRYFENESTSVKEVKKITVLPVSLPKCLFGFKESELENEPNGLLQRECEMKVLLDILFGSSSEIYQKLYDEKLITDQFSHEYNGQYDYAFSIMGGETKNPEMLLSRVREEIEKVMNQGIKPTAFERSRKKKIGTFLRLLNSPESIASEFTRYQFKNIDLFDILTTYENMKIEQINNRLNTHFDWTKMSASIVQSEENG; from the coding sequence ATGAAAACTATTCCTTATGAAAAATTAAATGAAGAGATTTTTTTTGAGCAGCTTGATAACGGCTTACAAGTTTTTATTTTACCAAAACCTGGATTCAAAAAAACATTTGCCACTTTTTCAACAAATTATGGCTCAGTAGATAACCATTTTCAAGTTGAAGGAAAGGATAAAGTAAAGGTACCTGATGGAATTGCTCATTTTTTAGAGCATAAAATGTTTGAGGAACCAACAGGTGATGTATTTTCTCAATTTTCCTCTCAAGGTGCATCAGCGAATGCATTTACAAGCTTTGATCGTACGGTTTATTTATTTTCAGCAACGGAGCAGATTGAAAAAAATATCGAAACACTAATTAATTTCGTCCAAAATCCTTACTTCACAGATGAAAGTGTTGAAAAAGAAAAGGGAATTATAGGGCAGGAAATTAATATGTACAAGGATAATCCTGACTGGCGTTGTTATTTTGGTTTAATTGATGCGATGTACCATACCCACCCTGTGCATATTGATATCGCTGGTACAATTGATTCAATTTCAAAAATTACAAAGGAACAGTTATTTGAGTGTTATTATACCTTTTACCATCCAAGTAATATGAATTTATTTATCGTCGGCGGTGTTGAACCAGAAAAAATTATGAAACTTGTCAAAGAAAATCAAGCGCACAAGAACTATAAAAAACAAGGTGATATTAAACGTTATTTTGAAAACGAATCAACTTCAGTAAAAGAAGTGAAAAAAATTACAGTTTTACCTGTCTCTTTGCCGAAGTGTTTGTTTGGTTTTAAGGAATCAGAATTAGAAAATGAACCAAATGGATTGTTACAAAGAGAATGTGAAATGAAAGTATTACTGGATATATTATTTGGTTCTAGTTCTGAGATTTATCAAAAGTTATATGATGAAAAATTAATAACGGATCAATTTTCACATGAATATAATGGACAATATGATTATGCTTTTTCCATTATGGGCGGAGAAACTAAAAATCCAGAAATGTTGCTCTCCAGAGTAAGGGAAGAAATTGAGAAAGTGATGAATCAAGGTATCAAACCTACCGCTTTTGAAAGAAGTCGTAAGAAAAAGATAGGTACTTTTTTACGATTGTTAAATTCTCCTGAATCCATTGCAAGTGAATTCACACGATACCAATTTAAAAACATTGATTTATTTGACATTTTAACTACTTATGAAAATATGAAGATCGAGCAGATCAATAATAGACTAAATACACATTTTGATTGGACTAAAATGTCAGCTTCAATTGTTCAAAGTGAGGAGAACGGATGA
- the yfmF gene encoding EF-P 5-aminopentanol modification-associated protein YfmF — translation MSKHLFERASLNKIRLHVLPTKRFKTYAISVYIGCPLSESTVTPIGLIPFVLRRGSMKYPETKQFREKLDDMYGAGFGFDVVKRGDHQIIKFQMDVINDHFVNEQNSLLKQSIQFLGDTITNPYVENDAFSKSYVEAEKNTVQKRIEGLINDKIRYAAERCIQEMCKDEPYRLFALGQIAELKEITPSNLYDEYKRWLRDAVIDIYVVGDTSLKEVQTLVENHFHIHDKQHSEYEQKGKGSAPQKQIKSVIEELDVTQGKLNMGLRTHVTYADKDYPTALMYNGILGSFPHSKLFVNVREKESLAYYSSSRFEGHKGIITIHSGIEINNYDKAVEIIKKQIDDLKKGIISEIELTHTKAMISNQLQEIQDSAFEMIGFDFNNILSGKERGSDELIQQINDVDTPSISTFAEQIDLDTIYFLRDKKGEV, via the coding sequence GTGAGTAAGCATTTATTTGAAAGAGCGTCACTTAATAAAATTAGACTTCATGTTTTACCAACTAAACGTTTCAAAACCTATGCAATATCTGTTTATATAGGGTGTCCATTATCTGAATCTACAGTAACTCCTATTGGTTTAATTCCTTTTGTATTAAGAAGAGGATCGATGAAATACCCTGAAACAAAACAATTTAGAGAAAAGTTAGATGATATGTATGGTGCTGGTTTTGGATTTGATGTAGTTAAAAGAGGAGATCATCAGATTATCAAATTTCAAATGGACGTGATTAATGATCATTTTGTAAATGAACAAAATTCTCTTTTAAAACAATCTATTCAATTTTTGGGAGATACGATTACAAATCCGTATGTTGAAAATGATGCTTTTAGTAAATCATATGTTGAAGCTGAAAAAAACACAGTTCAGAAGCGAATTGAAGGGCTTATTAATGATAAAATTAGGTATGCCGCTGAGAGATGTATTCAGGAAATGTGTAAGGATGAACCTTATAGATTATTCGCTCTAGGACAAATTGCTGAACTAAAAGAGATAACACCTTCAAATTTGTACGATGAATATAAGCGCTGGCTGCGTGATGCTGTCATTGATATCTACGTAGTTGGAGATACATCATTAAAAGAAGTTCAAACATTGGTTGAAAACCATTTCCATATACATGATAAACAACACTCAGAGTATGAACAAAAGGGTAAGGGTTCTGCTCCTCAGAAGCAAATAAAATCTGTTATAGAAGAACTAGATGTGACACAAGGTAAATTAAATATGGGTCTAAGAACTCATGTAACGTATGCTGACAAAGATTATCCTACTGCTTTGATGTATAACGGAATATTAGGTTCTTTTCCACATTCCAAATTATTTGTTAATGTAAGAGAGAAGGAAAGTTTAGCCTATTATTCTTCTTCAAGATTTGAAGGGCATAAAGGGATTATTACTATCCATTCAGGGATTGAAATTAATAATTATGATAAAGCGGTTGAAATAATAAAAAAACAAATCGATGATCTCAAAAAGGGAATTATAAGTGAAATAGAATTAACACATACAAAGGCGATGATTTCCAATCAACTACAAGAAATACAGGATTCAGCTTTTGAAATGATTGGTTTCGACTTTAACAATATATTGTCTGGAAAAGAAAGAGGTAGTGATGAATTAATTCAACAAATAAATGATGTTGATACACCATCTATTTCGACTTTTGCAGAACAAATTGATCTTGACACGATTTATTTCTTGCGGGATAAGAAAGGGGAAGTATGA
- the sleB gene encoding spore cortex-lytic enzyme, with amino-acid sequence MNKRLILITLCLIIGLITVYQFNSDVETEQTFSGAIVKYGSAGNDVRELQGRLKYLGFYNGKIDGDFGSNTLKSVKWFQWEFGLTADGVVGPKTKLKLWESTKAWRPQENIQNNVTYTNHSGYSTNDLNLMANAVHGEARGEPYIGQVAVAAVILNRIESEKFPNTISGVIFQPLAFTAVADGQIWLTPNEVSKKAVMDAINGWDPSGGCIYYFNPNTATSSWIWSRPQVKQIGRHIFAK; translated from the coding sequence ATGAATAAACGTTTGATTCTCATCACATTATGTTTGATTATAGGTTTAATCACGGTCTATCAATTCAATTCCGATGTAGAAACTGAGCAAACATTTAGCGGTGCTATTGTAAAATACGGATCAGCTGGAAATGACGTGAGAGAATTGCAAGGAAGACTCAAATATTTAGGTTTTTATAACGGTAAAATTGATGGTGACTTTGGAAGTAATACTTTGAAATCTGTAAAATGGTTTCAATGGGAATTTGGATTAACAGCAGATGGAGTTGTAGGCCCAAAAACGAAGCTTAAACTATGGGAATCAACAAAAGCTTGGAGACCGCAAGAAAACATTCAAAACAATGTCACTTATACAAATCATTCTGGTTACTCAACTAATGATTTGAACTTAATGGCAAATGCTGTACATGGTGAAGCACGAGGAGAGCCTTATATTGGTCAAGTGGCTGTAGCAGCTGTAATATTAAATCGAATCGAGTCTGAAAAATTTCCAAATACAATCTCTGGTGTTATTTTTCAACCATTAGCATTTACAGCAGTAGCAGACGGACAAATATGGCTTACTCCAAACGAAGTTTCTAAGAAAGCTGTAATGGATGCTATTAACGGATGGGATCCATCAGGCGGTTGTATATATTATTTTAATCCAAATACAGCAACCTCCTCTTGGATTTGGTCCAGACCACAGGTAAAACAGATAGGCCGGCACATATTTGCAAAATAA
- a CDS encoding FtsK/SpoIIIE family DNA translocase has protein sequence MARKRKKKKSIKVNIKYEIYGILLIIFSIISLAGKESISGIGAVGRAFSYIFYFLFGTLYYILPVILIYIGLYVMVKRKWPLSWSYKKTGISLIIFGFLIYFQMDLLLKMEPEGNYASMDILTIPYQNFTENLFAGENVEAFKVSLGGGMIGAFLYAILYLLFDNLGSQLIMITFFIIGIMCLTGMSFVEMLKKLKIKTTQMKIPFKNKFKKFTILFKNYKIKKSKSSSTNNEMDEDDLEDDFIEVPYHKTIIENQNRPNSHTSEPNFENKNSVQLSINSQPHTIERKEDLSQEVLEEESGIIFKEEQVHIDPDSNLNQDTLNTQITLSNSEYSDTYHLPSIKILTSKSNSGKNKKRNQFKTNEKKLEATLESFGVSARVIDVVPGPTVTRYEVQPDIGVKVSRIVSLTDDIALALAAKDIRMEAPIPGKSAIGIEVPNSEVAVVTLKEVMESSTFLEANANLSISLGKDISGQPIIADLAKMPHLLVAGATGSGKSVCVNGIITSILFKAKPNEVKFLMIDPKKVELNVYNGIPHLLAPVVTDPRRASLALRKIVSEMENRYELFSTTGTRNIEGYNEYLKQTESGEPLPYIVVIVDELADLMMVAANDVEDAICRLAQMARAAGIHLIIATQRPSVNVITGVIKANIPSRIAFGVSSQVDSRTILDSVGAEKLLGRGDMLFLPVGLSKPIRIQGAFLSDQEVEVVVNYVKNQKKAEYNEDMVPEVNEQEEEESEPKDALFDQAVEIIIEAKQASVSLLQRKMRIGYTRAARLIDSMEAKGYVGPYEGSKPREVIITPEQLNQNKSENQNQKTS, from the coding sequence TTGGCAAGAAAACGAAAGAAAAAAAAATCAATCAAAGTTAACATAAAATACGAAATTTACGGAATTCTTCTCATCATTTTCTCCATAATATCCCTTGCAGGAAAAGAATCTATTTCAGGAATCGGAGCAGTTGGGAGAGCATTTAGTTACATATTTTATTTTTTATTTGGAACACTTTACTATATTCTACCTGTAATATTAATATACATTGGATTATACGTGATGGTTAAACGAAAGTGGCCATTGTCATGGTCTTATAAAAAAACAGGGATTTCACTTATTATTTTTGGTTTTCTTATTTATTTTCAAATGGATTTGTTACTTAAGATGGAACCAGAAGGTAATTATGCTAGTATGGATATTTTAACCATACCTTATCAGAACTTTACCGAGAATTTGTTTGCAGGTGAGAATGTCGAGGCTTTTAAAGTCTCTTTAGGCGGCGGCATGATCGGTGCTTTTCTTTATGCAATTTTATATTTATTATTTGACAATCTTGGCTCACAGCTGATTATGATTACATTTTTTATTATTGGAATCATGTGTTTAACAGGAATGTCATTCGTGGAAATGTTAAAAAAATTGAAGATAAAAACAACACAAATGAAAATACCCTTCAAAAATAAGTTTAAAAAATTCACCATTTTATTTAAAAACTATAAGATAAAAAAATCCAAATCCTCTTCGACAAACAATGAGATGGATGAAGATGATTTAGAAGATGATTTTATAGAAGTACCATATCATAAGACCATCATAGAAAATCAAAATCGCCCTAATAGTCACACTTCTGAACCTAATTTTGAGAATAAAAACAGTGTTCAATTAAGTATTAATTCACAACCGCATACGATTGAAAGGAAAGAGGATCTTTCACAGGAAGTGCTTGAAGAGGAATCCGGCATCATTTTTAAGGAAGAACAGGTTCACATTGATCCTGACTCAAATCTTAATCAAGATACATTAAATACCCAAATAACTTTAAGTAATTCGGAGTATTCAGATACATATCACTTACCTTCAATTAAAATCTTAACAAGCAAATCAAATAGTGGAAAAAATAAGAAAAGAAATCAATTCAAAACAAATGAAAAAAAATTAGAAGCAACATTAGAAAGCTTTGGTGTTAGTGCACGAGTGATTGACGTGGTTCCTGGACCTACCGTAACAAGATATGAAGTACAACCTGATATTGGAGTAAAGGTCAGTAGAATTGTAAGTCTTACTGATGATATTGCACTTGCTTTGGCTGCTAAAGATATACGAATGGAAGCTCCTATTCCAGGAAAATCTGCAATTGGAATCGAAGTTCCAAATTCGGAAGTGGCAGTAGTTACTTTAAAGGAAGTTATGGAAAGTTCAACTTTTTTAGAAGCAAATGCTAATTTATCAATTTCATTAGGTAAAGATATCTCTGGACAGCCTATTATAGCGGATCTTGCTAAAATGCCTCATTTATTAGTGGCTGGTGCAACAGGATCCGGAAAATCTGTTTGTGTGAATGGGATTATCACAAGTATTTTATTTAAAGCAAAACCGAATGAAGTGAAATTTTTGATGATTGATCCTAAAAAAGTAGAATTAAACGTTTACAATGGAATACCACACCTGTTAGCTCCAGTTGTAACGGATCCTAGAAGAGCTTCACTAGCACTTAGAAAAATTGTTAGTGAAATGGAAAATAGGTATGAGTTGTTTTCAACAACGGGAACACGGAATATTGAAGGTTATAATGAATATCTTAAACAAACCGAAAGCGGAGAGCCTTTACCTTATATCGTTGTTATTGTAGATGAATTAGCAGATTTAATGATGGTTGCTGCTAATGATGTTGAAGATGCTATTTGTAGGTTGGCACAAATGGCAAGAGCAGCAGGAATTCATTTAATCATTGCTACTCAGCGCCCTTCTGTAAATGTTATTACTGGGGTAATTAAAGCAAATATACCATCTAGAATTGCTTTTGGTGTATCTTCACAAGTTGATTCTAGAACAATATTGGATTCAGTTGGTGCTGAGAAATTACTTGGTCGTGGAGATATGTTGTTCCTACCTGTTGGTTTATCTAAACCAATTAGAATACAAGGTGCATTTCTTTCAGATCAAGAAGTAGAGGTAGTAGTAAATTATGTAAAAAATCAGAAAAAAGCAGAATATAATGAAGATATGGTACCAGAAGTGAATGAACAAGAGGAAGAAGAATCTGAACCAAAGGATGCATTGTTTGATCAAGCTGTCGAAATTATAATTGAAGCAAAACAAGCTTCAGTATCCCTATTACAGAGGAAAATGAGAATCGGTTATACAAGAGCTGCTCGATTGATTGATTCCATGGAAGCCAAAGGTTATGTGGGTCCTTATGAAGGAAGTAAACCTAGAGAAGTAATCATTACACCAGAACAATTAAATCAAAATAAAAGTGAAAATCAAAATCAGAAGACTTCATAA
- a CDS encoding YlzJ-like family protein, which yields MIMYSIVPLDDIFDGIENNEPNQEIELNGVIMQVQPMNAYQAKVVRLISPNPQDYLNPAYSPGQIIYFQPQFQSK from the coding sequence ATGATTATGTATTCCATTGTTCCTTTAGATGATATTTTTGATGGGATTGAAAATAATGAACCAAATCAAGAGATTGAATTAAATGGTGTAATTATGCAAGTACAACCCATGAATGCATATCAAGCAAAAGTTGTTCGATTAATTAGTCCAAATCCACAAGATTATTTGAATCCGGCTTATTCCCCTGGTCAGATTATATATTTTCAACCCCAATTTCAATCTAAATAA
- a CDS encoding ClpP family protease — translation MYTTRNQKTNEIPPQTAEQIKNPTVENIQQLGQNSTLQEESNIFCMTIIGQVEGHMVLPPQNKTTKYEHIIPQLVAAEQNSKVEGILIILNTVGGDVEAGLAIAEMISTMSKPTVTIVLGGGHSIGVPIAVSSDYSIIAETATMTIHPIRLNGLVIGVPQTFEYLDKMQERVVRFVMEHSNITEEKFKELMFKTGELTRDIGTTVIGPDAVSYGLIDKVGGLSDATKQLNERIVEYRKMKNGGMVQ, via the coding sequence ATGTACACTACTAGAAATCAAAAAACAAATGAAATTCCACCTCAAACAGCTGAACAAATTAAAAATCCAACTGTGGAAAACATTCAACAATTGGGGCAGAATTCTACACTTCAAGAAGAATCAAACATATTTTGTATGACCATTATCGGGCAGGTTGAAGGTCACATGGTTTTACCACCTCAAAATAAGACAACAAAATATGAACATATCATTCCTCAATTAGTAGCTGCTGAACAAAATTCAAAAGTCGAAGGAATATTAATCATTTTAAATACTGTTGGAGGTGATGTGGAGGCTGGTTTAGCAATCGCAGAAATGATATCAACAATGTCAAAACCCACTGTGACAATTGTATTAGGCGGAGGACACAGTATTGGTGTTCCAATTGCTGTATCTTCAGATTATTCCATAATTGCAGAGACAGCAACGATGACGATACATCCAATACGCTTAAATGGGTTAGTCATTGGAGTTCCTCAAACGTTTGAGTACTTAGATAAAATGCAAGAAAGAGTCGTTAGATTTGTTATGGAGCACTCTAATATTACTGAGGAAAAATTCAAAGAATTAATGTTTAAAACTGGTGAATTAACGAGAGATATAGGGACGACTGTTATCGGACCAGACGCAGTTAGTTATGGGTTAATTGATAAGGTTGGCGGTTTATCTGATGCGACAAAACAATTAAATGAGCGGATAGTAGAATATAGAAAAATGAAAAACGGGGGCATGGTTCAATGA